From one Malus sylvestris chromosome 1, drMalSylv7.2, whole genome shotgun sequence genomic stretch:
- the LOC126633807 gene encoding uncharacterized protein LOC126633807 — MDTFSSSVSTLNVSTIHSTTSSRELHHFNPQSPRKTHKLPPQPQPPNLLHSLHSTTTKPSSFISTKTPSFLQKPPPLSSTPSFSNPIRLSSPPSPNLHRNPAAGYAAALLDISQCYSSVHLVEQDIRRFLKLLHNRQVEAVLANPLVGLEEKGQVVKLVAEKGGFSKHLVGLVKMLVGKKKVGIVREVLEEFQRIYSDLCGAVKVKKVRNSFAV; from the coding sequence ATGGATACCTTCTCAAGCTCTGTGTCAACCCTCAATGTCTCCACTATCCATTCCACCACATCGTCTCGCGAGCTCCACCACTTCAATCCTCAAAGTCCCAGAAAAACTCACAAACTCCCTCCGCAACCACAGCCGCCCAACCTCCTCCACAGCCTCcactccaccaccaccaaaccCAGCAGCTTCATCTCCACCAAGACCCCATCTTTTCTTCAAAAGCCTCCCCCTTTATCTTCCACCCCTTCGTTCTCCAACCCCATCCGCCTCTCCTCTCCGCCGTCTCCGAACCTCCACAGAAACCCGGCAGCTGGGTACGCGGCGGCTCTCCTGGACATATCCCAATGCTACAGTTCTGTTCATTTGGTGGAGCAGGACATCCGGAGGTTCTTAAAATTGCTCCACAACCGGCAGGTGGAAGCTGTTTTGGCCAATCCCTTAGTGGGTTTGGAAGAGAAGGGACAGGTGGTGAAGTTGGTGGCCGAGAAAGGCGGATTCAGCAAGCATTTGGTGGGCTTGGTGAAGATGTtggtggggaagaagaaggtgggGATTGTGAGGGAAGTTTTGGAGGAGTTTCAGAGGATTTACAGTGACTTGTGTGGGGCTGTGAAGGTGAAGAAGGTGAGGAATTCCTTTGCTGTATGA